One stretch of Podospora bellae-mahoneyi strain CBS 112042 chromosome 2, whole genome shotgun sequence DNA includes these proteins:
- a CDS encoding hypothetical protein (EggNog:ENOG503NVID; COG:S): MSHLRRTPAGTSRGQSIGFEKRTRSECGFDDVESSLAPFGVSASQTHQGNLTKILSYLGSRNPFPAQIGKGDIVWLLDNVAFRAQNGNWHAEFVAAAFDHQASPKLVDLVGDIASRVGLSKGDKEEATIEKRIAPFVMEVLPGRQVNLKFDNATDISLGPGGRNGISSDVRKVTNGQEGAVTVSKAVVPQGVTGMLEMKTVYAEPEGWGVISDVDDTIKVTQTSSPVGILRSTFVSQPTPIQGMPELYAYIQTMVTSSAPWFYLSASPYNLYPFLRKFRDDYFPHGQLILRDSNLMTISGLLSNLTLGTEKYKVDRIEKIHRWLPRRKMILIGDSTQSDPEAYGDACWIKLILIRKVEDIAAVGIHEKNEPQRFEKAFEDLPRELWHVFEDPAECQELIHKTVTAGL; this comes from the exons ATGTCACACCTACGGCGAACTCCCGCTGGCACTTCACGGGGCCAGTCTATTGGCTTTGAGAAGCGGACGCGGAGCGAATGTGgttttgatgatgttgagtcGTCGCTGGCCCCATTTGGCGTTTCGGCGTCCCAAACACACCAGGGCAATCTCACCAAAATCCTCTCTTACCTTGGCTCTCGAAACCCGTTCCCTGCCCAGATAGGCAAGGGCGATATTGTGTGGCTGCTGGACAATGTTGCCTTTCGAGCCCAGAATGGGAACTGGCATGCCGAGTTTGTCGCCGCTGCTTTTGACCACCAGGCCTCGCCCAAGTTGGTCGATCTCGTGGGCGACATCGCGTCCAGGGTTGGCTTGTCCAAAGGAGACAAGGAGGAAGCCACCATCGAGAAACGTATTGCCCCCTTCGTCATGGAGGTTTTGCCCGGGAGACAAGTAAACCTCAAGTTCGACAACGCCACCGATATTAGTCTAGGGCCAGGCGGGAGGAATGGCATCAGCAGCGACGTTAGGAAGGTCACAAATGGCCAAGAGGGGGCTGTCACCGTGTCCAAGGCTGTCGTCCCTCAGGGTGTCACCGGAATGCTTGAAATGAAGACTGTTTACGCGGAACCTGAGGGATGGGGCGTCATCTCAG ATGTCGATGACACCATCAAGGTCACCCAGACGAGCAGCCCAGTGGGCATTCTACGCTCGACATTTGTT TCCCAACCCACACCAATTCAAGGCATGCCCGAGCTTTATGCCTACATCCAGACCATGGTGACAAGCTCAGCACCGTGGTTCTACCTTTCCGCTTCTCCCTACAACCTGTATCCCTTCCTTCGAAAGTTCAGGGATGATTACTTTCCGCACGGACAACTTATCCTGAGGGATTCCAATCTTATGACCATCTCGGGGCTGCTGTCCAATCTTACCCTTGGTACTGAGAAATACAAGGTTGACCGAATTGAAAAAATCCATAGGTGGCTCCCACGAAGGAAGATGATTCTCATCGGAGACTCGACGCAAAGCGACCCAGAGGCCTATGGAGACGCAT GTTGGATAAAACTGATCCTTATTCGCAAGGTTGAAGATATTGCGGCTGTCGGGATTCACGAGAAGAATGAGCCACAGAGGTTTGAAAAAGCCTTTGAGGACCTTCCCAG AGAGCTATGGCATGTGTTTGAGGATCCTGCCGAGTGCCAGGAGTTGATACATAAGACGGTAACTGCTGGATTGTGA
- a CDS encoding hypothetical protein (COG:S; EggNog:ENOG503P2N1), producing MLTVPPVRLRSSWFTAAARLHCITLRPADHSSRQIHAPRPTLNTVCPVSGSTKNKMPPFPKPNEEPPAHRMVYFPDMTTALPSESGEFRRVLWTGLYSQVVLMTVPVGGDIGEEACITSQFTRWIRSSPSLQAEVLHRLEERSGISKPGTWSSCLRGPSTSFSIPVLTRSFCTPSTRLRSTRPPLCTGPRKKETRPRRRDGTSLLSGASGASRRMRRTVQWADDVQVLHESAGGFLRGTVCQIG from the exons ATGCTCACTGTGCCGCCTGTACGTCTAAGATCCTCTTGGTTCACAGCAGCTGCCCGCCTTCATTGTATCACGCTCCGCCCGGCCGACCATTCATCCCGTCAAATACACGCACCCCGGCCTACCCTGAATACAGTTTGTCCCGTATCGGGTTcgacaaaaaacaaaatgcCGCCGTTTCCAAAGCCCAACGAAGAGCCACCTGCGCACAGGATGGTGTACTTTCCTGACATGACGACGGCGTTGCCGTCCGAATCAGGAGAGTTTCGTCGTGTGCTTTGGACAGGACTGTACTCGCAGGTTGTCCTCATGACGGTGCCGGTAGGAGGTGACATAGGGGAAGAGGCATGTATTACCTCACA ATTCACACGGTGGATCAGATCCTCACCTTCACTTCAGGCAGAGGTCTTGCacaggttggaggagaggagcgGGATATCAAAGCCGGGGACATGGTCGTCGTGCCTGCGGGGACCAAGCACCAGTTTCTCAATACCGGTCCTAACCCGCTCATTTTGTACACCATCTACTCGCCTGCGGAGCACAAGGCCACCACTGTGCACAGGACcaaggaagaaggagacaaggccgaggaggagggacgGGACGAGCCTCCTGTCTGGAGCCAGCGGAGCAAGCAGGAGAATGAGGAGGACCGTCCAGTGGGCTGATGATGTGCAGGTGTTACATGAAAGTGCTGGTGGTTTCCTTAGGGGCACTGTATGTCAAATTGGATAA
- a CDS encoding hypothetical protein (EggNog:ENOG503P12J; COG:S), whose protein sequence is MEPSSKRRRLAPKVADPPVLPPHAPASVPVPVPVPAPAPPHTQAQPLPHGFPQEQLPPPHYAPTESVAPPPERHEFEAFARHLQDAAMHIHQQTLKPQHTSVSVLMLRWEDDTSVEQDLLALEKVFIERYNYHTDKWAIPTVPNPSIKLGVQMASFLDNARPDHLLIIYYAGHGYVGSDNQLNAREDAAKLKWDGVRCLFEDAQSEILLLLDSCAIPNAPMAGSNVAKQAIAAYTPEQTPFEPGPRSFTASLTDTLHKLSLTNRPFSAQRLFEDLRQQRQHESAQALARLANGASKQPVAHERIPALFTLTHTRGHGIILVPLDPKAAQLQSPPQSADTDLQGTWKSGHDDRPLSSEEVMGLTFDEPRVLVCTTFVGDASPDMAYFNQWLHNTPPAASKIKVEGMFLGPPTMLLISMPNSVWNVVQHDKVCCFLGSIGSHNMIHLYERLVNQAANGSLQPKELDENRTAFEARPSAKGSPSATRREQAVAQFVPIQQETPGRQADSRSQPAVVNGGAISAPPPAPQSQQHSAVPQEEVEESAEMKEAAEQLKALSHVRHVSDDGLSAHDPSNTRIGDSIAVRHAGDPGSPPVEVAGPTADEIQYAPEYGTPTAKSKARRPLQKQTPKQDTLCDLCSHAPFKDSSSLRKHVAAAHTRPFPCAFSFAGCPSTFGSKNEWKRHIASQHLCLQYYRCSSCPQSSPDGKGNEFNRKDLFTQHLRRMHAPFAIKKSIAKGDSKLQVEWETHVKEMQASCLVTRRQPPQRSACPKQDCQSVFEGPGSWDEWTEHVGRHMEKGEAQQMGVDSLLSDWALEEGIIERLEDGEYKLTSGNGNGNGVAERDSNGHGNGSGSSNSNTNNSFSVDGGKREDEDPSITVAITLPMADDMEVD, encoded by the exons atggAGCCTTCTTCCAAACGCCGGAGGCTTGCCCCCAAAGTCGCCGATCCGCCCGTCCTGCCTCCTCACGCTCCGGCGTCCGTCCCGGTCCCGGTCCCGGTCCCGgctccagcacctccacaTACTCAGGCGCAGCCTCTGCCACACGGTTTCCCCCAAGAACAG CTTCCGCCTCCTCACTATGCGCCCACCGAGTCTGTTGCGCCGCCACCCGAGCGGCACGAGTTCGAGGCTTTTGCTCGGCATCTCCAAGATGCCGCCATGCACATTCACCAGCAAACATTGAAGCCACAGCATACCAGCGTGTCAGTGCTCATGCTGCGATGGGAGGATGACACTTCGGTGGAGCAGGACCTGCTGGCGTTGGAAAAGGTGTTTATTGAGCGTTACAACTATCACACTGACAAGTGGGCAATCCCCACAGTTCCAAATCCAAGCATCAAGCTCGGTGTTCAGATGGCCTCGTTTCTGGACAATGCCCGCCCAGATCATCTCTTGATTATATATTATGCTGGCCATGGCTATGTTGGTTCCGACAACCAGCT CAATGCTCGTGAGGATGCTGCCAAGCTGAAGTGGGACGGTGTTCGGTGCCTGTTTGAGGATGCACAGTCCGAAATactgctcctccttgacTCATGTGCCATCCCCAATGCGCCCATGGCTGGGAGCAACGTAGCCAAGCAAGCCATTGCGGCATACACCCCAGAGCAGACCCCCTTTGAGCCCGGCCCTCGCTCATTTACCGCCTCTCTGACCGACACACTTCACAAGCTGAGTCTCACGAATCGCCCTTTTAGTGCTCAACGATTATTCGAGGATCTTCGACAACAAAGACAGCATGAGAGCGCACAAGCTCTGGCCAGACTGGCCAACGGGGCCAGCAAGCAACCTGTGGCCCATGAAAGGATACCTGCTTTGTTTACGCTTACCCACACTAGGGGGCATGGAATCATTCTGGTACCTCTAGACCCCAAAGCCGCCCAGCTTCAGTCGCCTCCCCAGTCTGCAGACACGGATCTTCAGGGTACGTGGAAGTCCGGCCATGACGACCGGCCCTTGAGCtctgaggaggtgatgggccTGACGTTTGACGAACCAAGAGTCTTGGTCTGTACCACGTTTGTTGGCGACGCGAGTCCCGACATGGCGTATTTTAATCAGTGGCTTCACAACACGCCTCCTGCAGCGTCAAAAATCAAGGTGGAAGGCATGTTCCTGGGCCCTCCCACGATGCTTCTTATATCCATGCCCAACAGCGTGTGGAATGTTGTTCAGCACGACAAGGTTTGCTGCTTCCTGGGCTCCATTGGGTCACATAATATGATCCACCTCTACGAGCGGCTGGTAAATCAGGCTGCCAACGGTTCGCTGCAGCCAAAAGAGCTAGATGAGAACCGCACGGCGTTCGAAGCTCGCCCATCTGCAAAGGGTAGTCCATCCGCTACTCGGCGCGAGCAAGCTGTGGCTCAGTTCGTTCCCATTCAACAGGAAACACCGGGGCGTCAGGCGGATTCACGTTCACAACCGGCAGTGGTCAACGGGGGGGCAATATCAGCGCCACCTCCGGCACCCCAAAGCCAGCAGCATTCCGCTGTCCCCCaggaagaggtggaggaatcAGCTGAAATGAAAGAAGCGGCAGAGCAGCTCAAAGCACTGAGCCACGTCCGTCACGTTAGTGATGACGGCCTATCGGCCCACGATCCCTCAAACACACGAATAGGCGACAGCATCGCCGTGCGACATGCCGGCGATCCCGGATCGCCCCCAGTTGAAGTGGCTGGGCCAACTGCCGACGAGATCCAATATGCCCCCGAATATGGGACTCCTACCGCTAAGTCCAAAGCTCGGAGGCCCCTGCAGAAACAAACTCCCAAGCAGGATACCCTTTGTGACCTCTGCAGTCATGCACCTTTCAAGGATTCCTCGTCCCTCCGAAAGCATGTCGCTGCCGCCCACACAAGACCCTTTCCTTGTGCCTTCTCCTTCGCCGGCTGCCCGAGCACATTTGGCTCCAAAAATGAGTGGAAGAGGCACATCGCATCCCAGCATCTGTGTCTGCAGTATTATCGATGCTCTTCTTGTCCGCAAAGCAGTCCCGATGGCAAAGGCAACGAGTTCAACCGCAAGGACTTGTTCACGCAACATCTTCGGCGGATGCATGCTCCGTTCGCCATCAAAAAGTCCATCGCCAAGGGCGACAGCAAACTGCAAGTGGAATGGGAAACTCATGTCAAGGAGATGCAGGCCTCTTGtttggtgacgaggaggcaaccaccacaacgcTCGGCCTGTCCGAAACAAGACTGCCAAAGTGTTTTTGAAGGACCCGGGTCCTGGGATGAGTGGACCGAACACGTCGGCCGCCACATGGAAAAGGGTGAGGCCCAGCAAATGGGCGTTGACAGCCTACTGTCTGATTGGGCGCTGGAGGAAGGTATCATTGAACGACTGGAGGACGGAGAATACAAGCTTACAagtgggaatgggaatggaaACGGGGTTGCTGAGAGGGACTCCAACGGTCacggcaacggcagcggcagcagcaacagcaataCCAACAACTCTTTTTCGGTAGAtggtgggaagagggaggacgAAGACCCGTCCATCACTGTAGCGATAACGTTGCCGATGGCTGACGATATGGAGGTGGATTGA
- a CDS encoding hypothetical protein (COG:O; EggNog:ENOG503P34Q), with protein MASEIPAKRQKSSKDVPYRLIYWPGLPGRGEHIRLALEEAGAEYVDTAHLEDGINVVLAYNSGEQPKDETNIPLFAPPILQHGDLVISQTPNILLYLGPRLGLVTDLENDPDGLYRINSLVLTALDGLSNEPHDCHHPIATGLYYEDQKEESKRKAKDYVKNRLPKFLGYFQRVLESKASGDGPWLYGGKLTYADLVLFQCLDGLMFMFPKATIKLEREGKHGKVFALHKAVAERPRIESYLESSRRQKYSNGIYRYYEELDFEG; from the exons ATGGCATCTGAAATCCCAGCCAAGCGACAAAAGTCTTCCAAGGATGTGCCATACCGTCTCATCTACTGGCCTGGGCTTCCTGGCCGCGGAGAACATATCCGTCTAGCGTTGGAAGAAGCCGGTGCTGAGTACGTCGACACGGCCCACCTCGAGGATGGCATAAACGTTGTTCTTGCATACAACAGTGGTGAGCAACCCAAGGACGAAACCAACATCCCGCTCTTTGCACCACCGATTCTGCAGCACGGAgacctcgtcatcagccAGACACCCAATATTCTCTTGTATTTGGGGCCTCGTTTGGGGCTGGTGACCGACCTGGAAAATGATCCTGATGGGCTGTACAGGATCAACAGCCTTGTCCTCACGGCTCTTGATGGCTTGAGCAACGAGCCCCATGACTGCCACCACCCAATTGCCACAGGTCTGTACTATGAGGAccaaaaggaggagagcaagagAAAGGCCAAGGACTACGTCAAAAACAGGCTCCCCAAGTTCTTGGGGTATTTTCAACGTGTGTTGGAGTCAAAGGCCAGCGGCGATGGTCCGTGGCTCTATGGTGGAAAGTTGACATACGCAGACTTGGTCCTGTTCCAG TGCTTGGACGGTTTGATGTTCATGTTTCCCAAGGCAACGATCAAGTTGGAGCGTGAGGGCAAACATGGGAAGGTTTTTGCGCTTCACAAAGCTGTCGCGGAGCGTCCAAGGATCGAAAGCTATTTGGAGAGCTCACGGAGACAGAAGTATTCCAACGGCATCTATAGATACTACGAGGAGTTGGATTTTGAAGGCTGA
- a CDS encoding hypothetical protein (EggNog:ENOG503NVMX; COG:G; CAZy:GH31), protein MIGPCFLGLGLLAGLSSAAIAPKAVAVAVERPLSECPGYKASNVKTTSSGLTADLSLAGRACNTYGTDLEKLRLEVTYETDNRIHVKIQDTNDAVFQVPESVFPRPKGSGSNSKRSALEFKYKTNPFSFSVVRRKTGEVLFDTSAVPLVFESQYLRLRTKLPNNPNLYGLGEHWDPFRLNTTNYIRTMWSQDSFATPEGANLYGSHPVYYEHRKTGTHGVFFLNSNGMDIKIDKDKSGQFLEYNTIGGVFDFYFMAGPTPIDVARQYAEVAGLPAMMPYWGLGYHNCRYGYRDIYEVAEVVYNYSQAQIPLEVMWTDIDYMDQRRVFSNDPERFPMPVYRSLVDHLHKNQQKYIVMVDPAVGYADYPAYHRGVEDSIFLKRDNGSEYLGVVWPGVSVFPDWFSTNITTYWNNEFSLFFSRDTGVDIDGLWIDMNEPSNFPCFFPCSDPFAAAVGFPPTPPPVRSHSERPLPGWPCEFQPEGTQCKRDEVPQIAAPVARDVVPLSNPHAGPVTKWKGLPGRDLLFPKYSIHNKAAYMDSWNADKGGISNKTVNTNTIHENGLAEYDVHNLYGSMMSTFSSDAMLARRPGLRPLVITRSTFAGAGASVGKWLGDNVADWAAYRGTIRAMMAFAAIYQVPMVGADVCGFAGSTTEELCARWATLGAFAPFYRNHNEYPPAISQEFYRWESVTKAARKAIDIRYRLLDYIYTAMHKQTVDGTPLINPVFYLYPNDANTFGLENQYFYGPGLLVAPVTQEGSTSVEVYLPKDIFYDFYTHKKIQGQGRTIRLANQGLSDIPLFLRGGVIVPARVKSAMTTTGVREQNFELLVPVGADGTATGTLYLDDGVSVEQKGTTEITFRYARGVLTAKGKFGFQTKVKITKVTVIGAGKRKRDETVETTVEVEQPLTAEFEITVGDLE, encoded by the exons ATGATCGGACCTTGTTTTCTGGGTCTCGGGCTGTTGGCCGGGCTCAGCTCGGCCGCCATCGCGCCCAAGGCTGTAGCTGTCGCTGTCGAACGCCCTTTGAGCGAGTGCCCTGGCTACAAAGCTTCCAACGTCAAGACCACCTCATCCGGGCTCACGGCCGACCTGTCGCTGGCCGGTCGCGCGTGCAACACCTACGGAACGGACTTGGAGAAACTCCGTCTCGAGGTCACCTACGAGACTG ATAACCGCATCCACGTCAAGATTCAGGACACCAACGATGCTGTCTTCCAGGTCCCGGAATCTGTGTTTCCTCGTCCCAAGGGCTCTGGATCGAACTCTAAGCGGTCGGCGTTGGAGTTCAAGTACAAGACGAATCCCTTTTCGTTCTCAGTCGTCCGGCGCAAGACCGGTGAGGTTCTGTTTGACACTTCCGCCGTCCCCCTCGTCTTCGAGTCCCAGTACCTGCGCCTGAGAACCAAGcttcccaacaaccccaacctgtATGGCCTCGGTGAGCACTGGGATCCGTTCCGTCTCAATACCACCAACTACATCCGCACGATGTGGTCCCAGGACTCGTTTGCCACGCCTGAGGGGGCAAATTTGTATGGCAGCCATCCCGTGTACTACGAGCACAGGAAGACGGGCACTCACGGCGTCTTTttcctcaactccaacgGCATGGACATCAAGATCGACAAGGACAAATCAGGACAGTTCCTCGAGTACAACACCATCGGAGGCGTGTTTGACTTTTACTTCATGGCCGGCCCAACCCCGATCGACGTTGCGCGCCAGTATGCCGAGGTCGCGGGACTCCCCGCCATGATGCCGTACTGGGGTCTGGGTTACCACAACTGCAGGTATGGCTACCGTGACATCTATGAGGTCGCCGAGGTAGTATACAACTACAGCCAAGCCCAGATTCCCCTCGAGGTCATGTGGACAGATATCGACTACATGGACCAGAGAAGGGTGTTTTCCAACGACCCCGAGAGGTTCCCGATGCCCGTCTACCGAAGTCTTGTTGACCACCTCCACAAGAACCAGCAGAAATACATCGTGATGGTCGATCCCGCTGTCGGATACGCCGATTATCCTGCTTATCATCGTGGTGTCGAGGACAGCATCTTTCTCAAGCGCGACAACGGATCCGAGTATCTTGGTGTCGTCTGGCCTGGTGTCTCCGTCTTTCCTGACTGGTTCTCTACGAACATTACCACGTACTGGAACAACGAGTTTTCTCTGTTCTTCTCCAGAGACACCGGTGTCGATATCGACGGCCTCTGGATCGACATGAACGAGCCCTCCAATTTCCCCTGCTTCTTCCCCTGCAGCGATCCCTTCGCGGCTGCCGTCGGTTTCCCGCCCACCCCGCCACCTGTGCGCAGCCACTCCGAGCGCCCTCTCCCAGGCTGGCCGTGTGAATTCCAGCCAGAGGGCACCCAGTGCAAGCGCGATGAAGTGCCCCAGATCGCGGCTCCAGTTGCTCGGGATGTTGTCCCCCTCAGCAACCCCCACGCCGGTCCCGTGACCAAGTGGAAGGGTCTTCCCGGTCGTGACCTGTTGTTCCCCAAGTATTCCATCCACAACAAGGCCGCCTACATGGATTCGTGGAACGCTGACAAGGGCGGGATCTCCAACAAGACCGTGAACACAAACACCATTCACGAGAACGGCCTCGCCGAGTACGATGTCCACAACCTTTACGGCTCCATGATGTCAACCTTTTCCAGCGATGCCATGCTTGCCAGACGTCCCGGTCTTCGCCCCCTGGTCATCACTCGTTCCACCtttgccggcgccggcgcttCAGTCGGCAAGTGGCTGGGAGACAACGTTGCCGACTGGGCTGCTTATCGCGGAACCATCCGAGCCATGATGGCATTTGCCGCCATCTACCAGGTTCCCATGGTCGGTGCTGATGTGTGCGGTTTCGCTGGCTCGACCACGGAGGAGCTCTGCGCCCGCTGGGCCACCCTTGGTGCCTTCGCTCCGTTCTACCGCAACCACAACGAGTACCCCCCTGCCATCTCTCAGGAGTTCTACCGCTGGGAGAGCGTTACCAAGGCTGCCCGCAAGGCCATTGATATCCGCTACCGCCTTCTCGATTACATCTATACCGCCATGCACAAGCAGACCGTTGACggcacccccctcatcaaccccgtCTTCTACCTGTACCCCAACGACGCCAACACGTTCGGCCTTGAGAACCAGTACTTCTATGGCCCTGGCCTCCTCGTGGCACCTGTCACCCAGGAGGGCTCCACCAGCGTCGAGGTGTACCTCCCCAAGGATATCTTCTATGATTTCTACACCCACAAGAAGATCCAGGGTCAAGGTCGCACCATCCGCCTCGCCAATCAAGGTCTGTCCGAcattcccctcttcctccggGGCGGTGTTATTGTTCCAGCCCGCGTCAAGTCGGCCATGACCACCACCGGGGTCCGTGAGCAGAACTTTGAGCTTCTCGTGCCCGTTGGTGCCGATGGCACTGCCACAGGTACTCTCTACCTTGATGACGGTGTCAGCGTCGAGCAGAAGGGCACTACCGAGATTACTTTCCGCTACGCCCGCGGTGTCTTGACGGCCAAGGGCAAGTTTGGCTTCCAGACCAAGgtcaagatcaccaaggTCACCGTCATTGGAGCTGGCAAGCGCAAGAGAGATGAGACGGTCGAGAcgacggtggaggttgagcagCCGCTCACTGCGGAGTTTGAGATTACCGTTGGCGATTTGGAGTAA
- the ERC1 gene encoding ethionine resistance protein (EggNog:ENOG503NUM1; COG:V) produces the protein MCDVPARRAGQSAHLHSPMFGSAWGLVISLAAMSIGCRGKGRQIPPAHRLEISDIETTGSRCRTLYLSISSHRHRGGSFQLLYSNWPPCMMAQDGVAHRAEASDHPPNERTSLLTKPASVYSSSSDTGHAASSEIFRLPQYRLWLDELWLLTRTSLPVILAYILQNSLQTVSVLIVGRLNPEALATAAFSYMFAMATAWLIALGGTTALDTLASSSFTGSSNKHDLGVLLQRGLVILTSFYAVVAIIWAFSEHLFRALGQEEFICVQSSKFLRYLIPGGLGYVWFEAMKKYLQAQEIYRPGTYVLLLTSPMNALLNWLFIHRLGFGLYGAPMATGISYWSSFLLLVAYAAFVRGKECWGGIDVRRAVSHMGPFAHLALMGVVHVGTEWWAFEIVALAAGRLGTIPLAAQSVIMTADQIINTIPFGLGVAASARVGNLLGAHNLRGAARAAHSAAILSTIAGTLILIILMASRNVFGRIFNDDERVVKLVAEVMPYVALFQIADGLNGSCGGALRGMGRQWVGAVVNLISYYGGALPGGIYLAFHGWGLVGLWVGQCVALYLVGALEWVIVGVSNWETEVERAIARLEAGGLGNSDGGLDSL, from the exons ATGTGTGACGTTCCTGCAAGACGAGCAGGACAGTCCGCTCATCTTCATTCTCCAATGTTTGGCTCCGCGTGGGGCCTGGTTATCAGCTTAGCTGCAATGTCTATAGGCTGTCGAGGAAAGGGGCGACAAATCCCCCCAGCTCATCGATTGGAGATCTCCGACATCGAAACAACCGGCTCAAGATGCCGGACCCTATATCTGAGCATTTCCTCCCACCGTCATCGGGGAGGTTCGTTCCAACTCCTGTACAGCAACTGGCCGCCGTGCATGATGGCACAGGATGGTGTTGCCCACAGGGCAGAGGCCTCTGATCACCCTCCGAACGAAAGAACATCCCTCTTGACAAAGCCGGCATCGGTATAttcgtcatcatcagacACCGGACACGCTGCTTCATCCGAAATCTTCAGGCTCCCTCAATATCGGCTATGGCTTGACGAATTGTGGCTGCTCACACGCACGTCCCTTCCCGTCATCCTCGCGTACATATTGCAGAACTCCTTGCAGACAGTCTCGGTGCTTATTGTCGGCCGGTTGAATCCCGAGGCTCTCGCTACAGCCGCCTTTTCGTACATGTTCGCCATGGCCACGGCGTGGCTGATTGCTCTTGGCGGTACGACTGCTCTGGATACACTAGCATCAAGCAGTTTTACCGGCTCGTCCAACAAACACGATCTGGGTGTCCTGCTGCAGCGAGGCCTGGTGATCTTGACCTCTTTCTATGCCGTTGTGGCCATCATATGGGCTTTTTCTGAACACTTGTTTCGCGCTCTGGGCCAAGAGGAGTTTATCTGCGTACAGAGCTCCAAGTTTCTCCGGTATCTGATCCCCGGCGGTCTCGGTTATGTCTGGTTTGAGGCCATGAAGAAATACTTGCAGGCGCAAG AAATCTATCGACCAGGAACATACGTGCTGTTGCTCACCTCTCCGATGAACGCACTGCTCAACTGGCTCTTCATCCACCGGCTGGGATTTGGTCTGTACGGCGCCCCCATGGCCACCGGCATATCATACTGGAGTTCATTCCTCTTGCTCGTGGCGTATGCTGCCTTTGTGCGGGGGAAGGAGTGCTGGGGAGGCATTGACGTCCGAAGAGCCGTCTCCCACATGGGACCTTTCGCTCACCTTGCGCTCATGGGCGTTGTACATGTCGGGACAGAATGGTGGGCTTTCGAGATCGTTGCACTTGCAGCGGGCCGTCTGGGGACAATTCCTCTGGCGGCACAATCCGTCATCATGACCGCGGACCAGATCATCAACACAATCCCGTTCGGCCTCGGCGTCGCTGCTTCGGCGAGGGTTGGAAACCTCCTCGGCGCACACAATTTGAGGGGGGCGGCCCGGGCTGCTCACTCAGCCGCCATCCTCAGCACGATAGCAGGgaccttgatcttgataATACTCATGGCCTCACGCAACGTCTTTGGGCGAATCTTCAACGACGATGAGCGGGTGGTGAAGCTCGTGGCTGAAGTGATGCCGTATGTAGCCTTGTTCCAAATCGCCGACGGGCTCAACGGATCCTGCGGCGGTGCACTGCGCGGCATGGGCCGGCAATGGGTTGGAGCTGTGGTGAACCTGATCAGCTACTACGGAGGGGCGCTCCCCGGCGGCATCTACCTTGCCTTCCACGGATGGGGTCTTGTCGGACTATGGGTCGGGCAGTGTGTTGCGCTGTATCTAGTCGGGGCTCTAGAGTGGGTGATTGTAGGGGTGAGCAACTGGGAGACAGAGGTTGAGAGGGCCATCGCCAGGTTGGAAGCTGGGGGGCTTGGCAACTCGGATGGCGGTTTGGACTCGTTGTAA